DNA from Campylobacter concisus:
CTTTCGCTCAAATCTAACCTTGTCATAGTCAAATGCGTTTGTTAAATTTCCATCTTTATCAAGATATTTGCTCTTTGTAAATTCAGTTATATGAACCGTTTTTGGCACAGCATTTGCCATATTTTCAAGCGTTTGTAGCGAATTTATCGTATCAAGAGTATTGTTTGGAGCTATCGCACCACGATTTGCCGCCACAGAAGTAGCTGCAACCATGTGAAAGTCTATCGTTTGATTGCCTTTTGTGAGGTCTTTTATGTTAAATTGTCCGTCGTTATTTATGCTCACATCGACAACTTTTGTCGTCTTTGTGTTGCCAAATTCCATACCGATCTTCTCCATCAAACCAGCCATTGACGTATCGGCACTCATCTTAAATTTACTTGTAAATGTCGTGCCGTCTGGCTTTTTACCCTGCATAAAAAAGTATGTGTCAGGGAAATTTACATTTGAAGTATCCAAAAAGTCGAAATCTGGCTCGATCGTGCCTTTATAAGAGCCGTCACTACCCACGACTGAGTCGCTAGCGTAGTTTAAACCGATCATATTTTTTATCTTGCTATTTTCATTAAGATATTTTGGCGCATAGGAGATGTCGGTTCTAGTTTGATCAGCTAGCATCACGTTTGTTGTTAAAATTTTGTTGTAGTCGCCATCTTTTCCTAAAAATAGATCAAATCCCGGGATATTGTAAGGAAGCTCTACCTGCGCGCCAGCTGAAGTTTTCATATAGTCGCGGTTGCCTTGATATTTGCCTGAGCCATCTATCGGCTTAGTATCCACAGCACTTCCTGAGAATAAAAACTGCCCATTTATAGAGGTATTTGCGATATTTACAAGGTGGTTTTTGATGCCCTGAAGGTCGTTTGCTAAAGCTTCAAGAGAGGTTGTGCTATGCACGTCGCTAGCTGCTTGAACGACTTTAGTTTTAAAATTTTCAAGCTGTTTTTCAAATTCTTTCAGTGCATTGTCTGTGTTTTTTGCAAAATTTACTGACTTACCAGTAGCATCAGCCACTTGAGCGAGAGTGGTCGCTTCATAATCAAGCCTCATGGCATCGTTATAAACCGCAGCACCGTCGTATGGATCTTGTATTTTAAGTCCGTTTGAGAGCTGCTGGTAGCTTTTATTTACGCCAACCATATTTTTTTGATAGTCGTGCAAAGTCTGACTAAAACGTAGTTGATTTGTAATTCTCATAATTTTTCCCTAAATTTTTATTCACTCTAAGCAAGAATAATTCCGCTTTGTGATATATCGGTGAAAATTTGATTTTTTTTAGTGCAAAAAAGTTTTATTGTATAATCTGCCAAAATTTACATATATAAAATAGGAAAGAAAATGGCGTTAAAAATCCTCTTCTCACCAAGCGAAAGCAAAATTTCTCTAAACACAAGTGATAAATTTGATGGAAAAAATTTGATATTTCCCAAGCTTTTTAGCAAAAGGGCTGAAATTTTAAATAAATATGATGAGTTTTTAAAAAGTGCAAATTTAGACGAGATAAAAAAACTTTTTGGACTAAAAGAGCTTGAAGAGAGCAAGCAGCTACGAGAAAGTCTATCTCAAAAAGGCAGCATAAAAGCTATCTTAAGATATGACGGCGTTGCCTACAAGCACCTAAACTACCGCGGGCTAAGCGATGGAGCTCAAAAATATATAGATAATAATGTTTTGATTTTTTCAAATTTATTTGGGCCAATTTTAGCAAAAGATGAGATAGCTGAGTACAAACTAAAGCAAGGCGAAAAGCTTGCCGGCTTTGATATTTCAAAATTTTATGAGCAAAATTTTAGCAAGGCAGTCGATAGCTTTTTAGAAAATGATGAAATTTTAGATCTTAGGGCTAAATTTTATGAGAAATTTTATGTGATAAAAAAAGAATTTACGACATTTTGTTTCTTGAAAAACAAAAAGATACTAAGCCATCATGCAAAAGCTTATAGAGGCGAGGTTTTGCGCCAGATCGCAAATGCTAAAGTGACAAACAAAGATGAACTAATGGCTCTAAATTTTGAAAATTTAAAACTTGTGGATATGAAAAAGATAGGGCTAAAAAACGAGCTTACATTTGAAATTTGTGAGTG
Protein-coding regions in this window:
- a CDS encoding flagellin; amino-acid sequence: MRITNQLRFSQTLHDYQKNMVGVNKSYQQLSNGLKIQDPYDGAAVYNDAMRLDYEATTLAQVADATGKSVNFAKNTDNALKEFEKQLENFKTKVVQAASDVHSTTSLEALANDLQGIKNHLVNIANTSINGQFLFSGSAVDTKPIDGSGKYQGNRDYMKTSAGAQVELPYNIPGFDLFLGKDGDYNKILTTNVMLADQTRTDISYAPKYLNENSKIKNMIGLNYASDSVVGSDGSYKGTIEPDFDFLDTSNVNFPDTYFFMQGKKPDGTTFTSKFKMSADTSMAGLMEKIGMEFGNTKTTKVVDVSINNDGQFNIKDLTKGNQTIDFHMVAATSVAANRGAIAPNNTLDTINSLQTLENMANAVPKTVHITEFTKSKYLDKDGNLTNAFDYDKVRFERKDNELIANLPQVARRTGEFATDQTKLSEVSGTKESYNRNLYPKDVDARKRELYNIDNQEIGLQVKSITGTMYDIKVKMGEAGGVNTPVQFQITSTTTAGVVSPTRNLTVYNSDEFGSYRTYASDFTYRQLMDIVAMAASDNIPDPQNVENANFDTDIEKVRRDQNYNAYKDALSKTKGAVEVNLDDRGRMVLTDKTKSVTNIEVTMYDAKNGDKFDGDSTGMNTAGVAGHAQEKGSVFSFNENNALTIDEPSTSVFQDLDDMIYAVRNGYYRADSENHDPRNTGMQGALKRLDHLIDHANKELTKIGSQTKLLTSTKERAEIMKVNVLSVKNDVIDADYAESYLKFTQLTLSYQATLQASAKINQLSLLNYLN
- a CDS encoding YaaA family protein, which produces MALKILFSPSESKISLNTSDKFDGKNLIFPKLFSKRAEILNKYDEFLKSANLDEIKKLFGLKELEESKQLRESLSQKGSIKAILRYDGVAYKHLNYRGLSDGAQKYIDNNVLIFSNLFGPILAKDEIAEYKLKQGEKLAGFDISKFYEQNFSKAVDSFLENDEILDLRAKFYEKFYVIKKEFTTFCFLKNKKILSHHAKAYRGEVLRQIANAKVTNKDELMALNFENLKLVDMKKIGLKNELTFEICE